In one Nicotiana tomentosiformis chromosome 6, ASM39032v3, whole genome shotgun sequence genomic region, the following are encoded:
- the LOC104106875 gene encoding 36.4 kDa proline-rich protein encodes MESSKITCLLFISMLFLSSFTPILGCGYCGKPSHKPKKPKTPSPSIKPPINLPPIGIPPVTVPPIVKPPINLPPVVPPVIKPPIGIPPVTVPPVVKPPINLPPVVPPVIKPPIGIPPVTVPPVIKPPINLPPIIPPVIKPPIGISPVTVPPVVKPPIGIPPIVKPPINLPPIGIPPVTVPPITVPPVTPSPKGKPCPPPTTTKATCPIDTLKLGACVDLLGGLVHIGIGDPAVNECCPILQGLVELEAAACLCTTLKVKLLNLKIYVPLALQLLVTCGKTPPPGYTCSL; translated from the coding sequence ATGGAGTCATCTAAAATAACATGTCTTCTTTTCATTTCCATGCTTTTCCTTTCTTCATTCACTCCCATTCTTGGTTGTGGATATTGTGGAAAACCCTCTCACAAACCCAAAAAGCCCAAAACTCCCTCTCCAAGTATTAAACCCCCTATCAATTTGCCACCCATTGGAATTCCACCAGTGACAGTTCCACCGATTGTAAAACCACCCATCAACTTGCCACCCGTTGTTCCACCAGTTATTAAGCCGCCTATCGGAATTCCACCAGTGACAGTTCCACCAGTTGTAAAACCACCCATCAATTTGCCACCTGTTGTTCCACCAGTTATTAAGCCACCTATCGGAATTCCACCAGTGACAGTTCCACCGGTTATTAAACCTCCTATCAACTTGCCACCCATTATTCCACCAGTTATTAAGCCACCTATCGGAATTTCACCGGTGACAGTTCCACCAGTTGTTAAGCCACCAATTGGTATACCACCTATTGTAAAACCTCCTATCAACTTGCCACCTATAGGAATTCCGCCAGTGACAGTTCCACCAATTACTGTTCCTCCAGTTACACCATCCCCAAAAGGAAAACCATGCCCTCCACCAACAACAACAAAGGCAACATGCCCAATTGACACACTAAAACTTGGAGCTTGTGTAGATCTTCTTGGTGGGCTAGTTCATATTGGAATTGGTGACCCCGCCGTTAATGAATGTTGTCCAATTCTACAGGGACTTGTGGAACTTGAAGCTGCTGCTTGCCTTTGCACAACACTTAAAGTCAAGCTTCTTAACCTTAAAATCTATGTCCCTCTTGCTCTTCAGCTCCTTGTTACCTGTGGGAAGACTCCACCACCTGGCTACACTTGCTCTCTCTAG